One genomic segment of Terriglobia bacterium includes these proteins:
- a CDS encoding HD domain-containing protein, which yields MKDFYIADSARFENQVITSSFVVVTKQAKPKKSGDLYLALTLADRTGHIDAKMWDNVSDHISIFEQNDFVKVRGLINKFNGRFQLTVHKLRSMPEAEVDVQDYLPRTTKDIDGLWRTLGEFVASITDPHLKALLQAFMADPQIEQAYKTAPAAKSLHHAFIGGLLDHVVSLFQLCDLACRNYPEQINRDLLLTGAFLHDIGKVHELAFARSFSYTTRGQLLGHMVIELEMLHGKVALVPGFPEEYKTLIEHLIISHHGKYEFGSPKLPMFPEALMLHYLDDLDSKMEAMRAHFQREPGADWTAYNPSLERPLLNSKRLLDRLKAGGGEAQEPPAPPEADKGQASPADETSGEEP from the coding sequence ATGAAAGACTTCTATATTGCCGATTCGGCCCGCTTTGAAAACCAGGTCATTACATCTTCTTTTGTGGTGGTCACGAAACAAGCCAAGCCCAAGAAGAGCGGAGACCTGTACCTGGCGCTCACGCTGGCGGACCGCACCGGGCATATTGACGCCAAGATGTGGGACAACGTCAGCGACCACATCTCCATCTTCGAGCAGAACGACTTTGTAAAAGTCCGCGGCCTGATCAACAAGTTCAACGGCCGCTTCCAGCTCACCGTCCATAAATTGCGTTCCATGCCGGAAGCTGAAGTGGACGTGCAAGACTACCTGCCGCGCACCACCAAGGACATTGATGGCTTGTGGCGCACTTTGGGCGAGTTCGTGGCCAGCATCACGGACCCGCATCTGAAAGCGCTGCTGCAGGCGTTCATGGCTGATCCGCAGATTGAGCAGGCGTACAAGACCGCGCCGGCGGCAAAGTCATTGCATCACGCGTTCATCGGCGGGCTGCTGGACCACGTGGTTTCACTGTTCCAGCTCTGCGACCTGGCCTGCCGCAACTACCCGGAGCAGATCAATCGCGACCTGCTGCTGACCGGCGCGTTTCTGCATGACATCGGCAAAGTGCATGAGCTGGCGTTTGCGCGTTCGTTCAGCTACACCACGCGCGGCCAGTTGCTGGGCCATATGGTGATCGAGCTGGAAATGCTGCATGGAAAAGTCGCGCTGGTGCCAGGGTTCCCGGAGGAATACAAGACACTGATCGAGCACCTGATCATCAGCCATCACGGCAAATACGAGTTCGGCAGCCCCAAGCTGCCTATGTTTCCTGAAGCGCTCATGCTTCACTACCTGGACGACCTGGATTCCAAAATGGAAGCCATGCGCGCCCACTTCCAACGCGAGCCCGGCGCCGACTGGACGGCTTACAACCCCAGCCTGGAGCGTCCGCTGCTGAATTCCAAGAGATTGCTGGACAGACTGAAAGCGGGTGGTGGCGAAGCCCAGGAGCCGCCGGCGCCGCCGGAAGCCGACAAGGGCCAAGCTTCGCCTGCGGACGAAACATCGGGCGAAGAGCCGTAG
- a CDS encoding DUF488 domain-containing protein, whose translation MTCIFTIGHSTRDLAEFSRVLQAHEIRLLVDVRAFPASRRHPHFSREYLELWLPEIGLDYVWEKDLGGMRKQQMPPDKSPNFALREDAFRNYADYMLSPAFQNTIDRLVERSVKQRTAIMCAEYLYFRCHRMLVSDYLVSRGHQVLHIVDENPPGEHRLTKEARIIEDRLVYRGDYLL comes from the coding sequence ATGACCTGCATCTTCACCATCGGCCACTCCACGCGCGATCTTGCTGAATTCTCCCGCGTCTTGCAGGCGCATGAGATTCGGCTGCTGGTGGATGTCCGCGCGTTTCCCGCTTCGCGCCGCCATCCCCACTTCAGCCGCGAATACCTGGAGTTGTGGCTGCCGGAGATCGGCCTGGACTATGTGTGGGAAAAAGATTTGGGCGGCATGCGCAAGCAGCAGATGCCGCCGGACAAGTCGCCCAACTTTGCGCTTCGGGAAGACGCCTTCCGCAATTACGCCGATTACATGCTTTCGCCGGCGTTCCAGAACACCATTGACCGATTGGTGGAGCGGTCCGTGAAGCAGCGCACGGCGATCATGTGTGCGGAATACCTGTATTTTCGCTGCCATCGCATGCTGGTATCAGATTATCTGGTGAGCCGCGGCCACCAAGTGCTGCACATTGTGGACGAGAATCCTCCCGGCGAACATAGATTGACCAAAGAAGCGCGGATCATTGAAGATAGGTTGGTTTACCGGGGCGACTATCTTCTTTGA
- the selA gene encoding L-seryl-tRNA(Sec) selenium transferase — MKTTSKSELYRLLPSVDELLQSPELTPLLAREGQPALADAVRAVLDQLRNEIAAGNLATDAAVQIAVAGLPDAITRQLRSAMEFSLKPVINATGVILHTNLGRAPLAQAAIKRIAEVAGGYSNLEFDIAEGQRGKRDVHVERLFARLLNQDGVTGVRTVVVNNCAAAVMLALNTLAEGGEVIVSRGELVEIGGSFRVPDVMSKSGAVLREVGTTNRTRIQDYEQAINEKTRLLLRVHRSNFAIIGFTEQPSLEELCALGRKHKIPVMEDLGGGALVPLRSLGVNESSLADSLRAGADLVTYSGDKMLGGPQAGMLSGRDDLIKRVRSNPLFRALRVDKLTYAALEATLMEYVRQNHEAIPFLRMMRIPADEIRKRAWMLQEKLSSARLLSSEIVGGESLVGGGSAPTSTLPTFLLALTAQSLSADELSARLRLGTPAVIARVEEGRVLLDLRTVLGNEERELLQALMEIGG; from the coding sequence GTGAAAACCACTTCCAAATCCGAGCTCTACCGCCTGCTGCCTTCCGTGGACGAGCTTCTGCAAAGCCCGGAACTGACGCCGTTGTTGGCGCGCGAAGGCCAACCGGCGCTGGCTGACGCTGTACGCGCGGTGCTCGACCAGTTGCGCAATGAGATTGCCGCCGGGAACCTGGCTACGGACGCAGCCGTCCAGATCGCCGTGGCCGGTCTGCCGGACGCCATCACCCGCCAGTTGCGTTCAGCCATGGAGTTTTCGCTCAAGCCGGTGATCAACGCCACGGGCGTGATCCTGCATACCAACCTGGGCCGCGCGCCGCTGGCGCAGGCGGCCATCAAGCGCATCGCGGAAGTTGCCGGCGGATATTCCAATCTTGAATTCGACATCGCGGAAGGCCAGCGCGGCAAACGCGACGTCCACGTGGAGCGGCTCTTCGCGCGCTTGCTGAACCAAGATGGAGTCACGGGCGTTCGTACCGTGGTCGTGAACAACTGTGCTGCCGCGGTGATGCTGGCGCTGAACACGCTGGCTGAAGGCGGAGAAGTGATCGTTTCGCGCGGTGAGCTGGTGGAGATCGGCGGATCGTTTAGAGTCCCGGACGTCATGAGCAAATCCGGCGCGGTGCTGCGCGAAGTGGGCACCACCAACCGCACACGGATTCAGGACTACGAACAGGCCATCAACGAAAAGACCCGGCTGCTGTTGCGGGTGCATCGCTCCAATTTTGCGATTATCGGATTCACCGAGCAGCCGTCGCTGGAAGAGCTTTGCGCACTCGGCCGCAAACACAAGATCCCTGTCATGGAAGACCTGGGCGGCGGGGCCCTGGTGCCGCTGCGCAGCCTGGGCGTGAATGAAAGCAGCCTGGCGGACAGCCTGCGCGCCGGCGCCGACCTGGTCACCTACAGCGGCGACAAGATGCTGGGCGGCCCGCAAGCCGGCATGCTCAGCGGGCGCGACGACCTGATCAAGCGCGTGCGCTCCAATCCGCTGTTCCGCGCCCTGCGCGTGGACAAGCTGACTTACGCCGCGCTGGAAGCAACTTTGATGGAATACGTCCGGCAGAACCACGAAGCAATCCCGTTCCTGCGCATGATGCGCATTCCCGCCGATGAAATCCGCAAACGCGCCTGGATGCTGCAGGAAAAACTTTCGTCGGCCCGCCTGCTGAGCTCGGAGATCGTCGGCGGCGAATCGCTGGTGGGCGGCGGTTCCGCGCCTACGTCCACGCTGCCGACTTTTCTGCTGGCGCTGACCGCGCAATCCCTCAGCGCGGACGAGCTCTCCGCTCGACTGCGCCTGGGCACGCCGGCGGTGATTGCTCGCGTGGAAGAAGGCCGCGTCCTGCTGGACCTGCGAACGGTTTTGGGAAATGAAGAACGGGAGTTGTTGCAGGCGTTGATGGAAATTGGGGGATAA
- a CDS encoding YbjN domain-containing protein: MKRWITCVAFVMFLGSLAQAQCNPKIEAFTKQSGFTFKSDPKCKFWVTFEALSIPRDGMQGAVLIGEQEDVIVLGAVVKLKANLNLSSATLAKLLHLNHELDFVKVGIDNDGDLFLRAELHKASLDVAALKDAFERVQEGSQKVYDATQ, from the coding sequence GTGAAGAGATGGATAACCTGCGTGGCATTCGTCATGTTCCTTGGCAGCCTGGCACAGGCACAGTGCAACCCAAAGATCGAGGCGTTTACAAAACAATCCGGCTTCACGTTCAAAAGCGACCCGAAGTGCAAGTTTTGGGTCACCTTTGAAGCGCTCAGCATACCCCGTGACGGCATGCAGGGAGCAGTCCTGATTGGCGAGCAGGAAGACGTCATTGTTCTAGGCGCGGTGGTCAAGCTGAAAGCAAACCTCAATCTCTCTTCCGCAACGCTGGCCAAGCTGCTGCACTTGAACCACGAGCTGGACTTTGTGAAAGTGGGAATTGACAACGACGGTGATCTGTTTCTCCGGGCGGAACTGCACAAAGCGTCACTCGACGTCGCAGCGCTCAAAGACGCTTTTGAACGCGTGCAGGAAGGAAGCCAGAAAGTTTACGATGCAACCCAATAG
- a CDS encoding YbjN domain-containing protein, translating to MAMGVLAQAQCNPTITDFVKKSGYKFEADPKCAFWVSTDALTIPHDDMQGSLMIAERGDIVMVVAVIKLKGNLDHTPATLAKLMRLNNDMLFVKIGIDPDGDLFLRAELHKKSLDAETLKDAFDRVKNGSQKVYDATQ from the coding sequence TTGGCTATGGGCGTTTTGGCACAGGCGCAGTGCAACCCGACGATTACGGATTTTGTGAAGAAATCCGGCTACAAGTTCGAAGCCGACCCAAAGTGCGCGTTTTGGGTCAGTACCGATGCTCTTACCATCCCGCATGATGATATGCAGGGATCGCTCATGATCGCTGAGCGAGGCGATATCGTCATGGTGGTGGCAGTGATCAAGCTGAAAGGGAATCTCGATCACACCCCTGCGACGCTGGCAAAACTGATGCGGTTGAACAACGACATGCTTTTTGTGAAGATCGGCATTGACCCTGATGGCGATTTGTTTCTCCGCGCCGAATTGCACAAAAAGTCGCTGGATGCAGAAACGCTCAAAGACGCCTTTGACCGCGTGAAGAATGGAAGTCAAAAGGTCTACGACGCAACTCAATAA
- a CDS encoding CVNH domain-containing protein, with protein sequence MRVCFVIALAIISSLALAPSAAAQAAPPPGPYNETCQNIQMKGSTLHAQCQAAGGKYVDAKLKDAQKCSDGVINLNGVLSCQTGLLPPGSYVTSCTDVRLQGTTLKASCKNSKDKSVNTELKSANQCSGDIANKDGALKCIAGPKAAKEATDKPEKKKKKKRFLVF encoded by the coding sequence ATGCGAGTTTGTTTTGTGATTGCCCTAGCCATTATTTCTTCTTTAGCCCTAGCGCCCAGCGCCGCAGCCCAGGCAGCCCCGCCTCCGGGTCCGTACAACGAGACTTGCCAGAACATTCAGATGAAAGGCTCCACGCTCCACGCCCAGTGCCAGGCCGCGGGCGGCAAGTATGTTGACGCCAAATTGAAGGACGCGCAGAAATGCTCTGACGGCGTAATCAACCTGAACGGCGTCTTGAGCTGCCAGACCGGACTGCTGCCTCCGGGATCGTACGTGACGAGTTGCACGGACGTCCGGCTGCAAGGCACCACGCTCAAAGCCAGTTGCAAGAACAGCAAAGACAAATCCGTGAACACTGAATTGAAAAGCGCCAACCAGTGCAGCGGCGACATCGCCAACAAGGATGGGGCGCTCAAGTGCATCGCCGGACCCAAGGCGGCGAAAGAAGCAACCGACAAGCCGGAAAAGAAAAAAAAGAAGAAGAGATTTTTGGTGTTCTAG
- a CDS encoding CoA transferase, whose amino-acid sequence MSAQTAGPLAGIRVIDFGRFIAGPYCAMLLADMGADVIRIDRRQGSEDRYLAPVTSGGEGAGFLSLNRNKRSMTLDAAKPGAAKIIQRLIKSADVVVANLPIDVMKKMGLDYDALRAIKPAIILARVSAFGPDGPYANRLGFDTVAQAMSGAMSLTGFPGAPVRALAPFEDFGTALHIAFGVMVALYHRQRTGQGQLVDASLLATGVTFMQGIYAEHHLLGVERHQTGNASFYAAPADTYRTRDGWIVVSAIGPEMFARWARMVGREDLLNDSRLADDLSRANHREVITDIMNAWLATRTTAEAMAQMESARIPAGPVLAATKVMDDPQVKARRLLQFVDYPGAPKPVPLANPAVQLSATPPAIRMRAPTLGEHTEEVLLEIGYTEEEITGLWAEEVV is encoded by the coding sequence ATGAGCGCGCAGACTGCCGGCCCGCTCGCCGGCATCCGGGTAATTGATTTTGGCCGCTTCATCGCCGGGCCGTACTGCGCCATGCTGCTGGCGGACATGGGCGCGGACGTGATTCGCATTGACCGACGCCAAGGGAGCGAAGACCGCTACCTGGCTCCGGTCACCTCCGGCGGCGAAGGCGCGGGCTTCCTGTCGCTCAATCGGAACAAGCGCAGCATGACGCTAGACGCCGCCAAGCCCGGCGCGGCGAAGATCATCCAGCGGCTGATCAAATCGGCGGACGTGGTGGTCGCCAACCTGCCCATTGACGTCATGAAGAAGATGGGCCTGGACTACGACGCTCTGCGCGCCATCAAGCCGGCAATTATTCTGGCGCGCGTCTCGGCGTTTGGCCCCGACGGCCCGTATGCCAACCGCCTGGGCTTTGACACCGTGGCCCAGGCCATGTCCGGCGCCATGAGTCTCACCGGCTTTCCCGGCGCGCCGGTGCGCGCGCTGGCGCCGTTTGAAGATTTCGGTACGGCGCTGCACATCGCGTTCGGCGTGATGGTGGCGCTGTACCATCGCCAGCGGACCGGCCAGGGCCAACTGGTGGACGCGTCGCTGCTGGCCACTGGCGTTACCTTCATGCAAGGGATCTACGCGGAACATCATCTGCTCGGCGTGGAGCGCCATCAAACGGGGAATGCAAGTTTCTACGCGGCTCCGGCGGACACCTATCGCACCCGCGACGGATGGATTGTTGTTTCGGCGATTGGCCCAGAGATGTTTGCCCGCTGGGCGCGGATGGTTGGCCGCGAAGACCTGCTCAACGACTCACGCTTGGCGGACGACCTCAGCCGCGCCAACCACCGCGAGGTGATTACAGACATCATGAACGCCTGGCTGGCGACGCGCACCACCGCGGAAGCCATGGCGCAAATGGAGTCGGCGCGCATTCCCGCCGGGCCGGTCCTTGCGGCGACGAAGGTCATGGACGATCCCCAGGTCAAAGCCCGCCGGCTCTTGCAATTCGTGGATTATCCCGGCGCGCCCAAGCCGGTTCCTCTGGCCAACCCCGCTGTGCAGCTTTCAGCCACGCCACCGGCCATCCGCATGCGCGCCCCCACGCTGGGGGAACATACGGAGGAAGTCCTGCTGGAGATTGGTTACACAGAAGAAGAGATCACGGGTTTGTGGGCGGAGGAAGTGGTGTGA
- the dacB gene encoding D-alanyl-D-alanine carboxypeptidase/D-alanyl-D-alanine-endopeptidase, which translates to MSAAPAAAPAKKKARKKPVAVQIREMLGQPQLARAHWGVYAVDLATGKTLFSLNADQLFLPASNAKLFTTAAVLAAAGPDYRFHTTVEAAAKPDDRGLLLGDLVIVGRGDPNISGRVMPYQLKTERVPPHTQVLEDLADQVARSGVKTVSGDLIADDTFYAGERFAPGSAQDDLQWIDGAPVSALTFNDNVVFVNIQPGAQAGDAAVISVEPDVAYYQIESHIVTVPPGIARKIGIHRDIGSKTIVLWGSLPADDHGMREPLAMEDPAEFTAQLFRTVLERRGITIAGKARARHADVAQFFDQPVLQNFAPVAPQTAAQNAAQSTSAPVPSVPTISAAFQSSPPVVLAEHVSLPLIEDVRVTNKTSQNLHAELAFRLAGKLGGFTGSFEGGTAAMKQFLLQAGLKEEEFVLLDGSGLSRRDLVTPAAVVQLLHYAAQQPWGAAYESSLPISGVDGSLSERFVNTPAAGLIHAKTGTLSHVNALSGYGQTLRGRRFAFSIFCNNHNLGSAKILPVMDSIVQLLVTEGRAVKR; encoded by the coding sequence ATGTCCGCAGCCCCGGCCGCCGCCCCCGCAAAAAAGAAAGCGCGCAAGAAGCCCGTGGCGGTGCAGATCCGGGAAATGCTGGGCCAGCCGCAGCTGGCGCGCGCGCACTGGGGCGTATACGCGGTGGACCTGGCAACCGGAAAGACTCTCTTCTCGCTCAACGCCGACCAGCTTTTTCTTCCTGCATCGAACGCCAAGCTGTTCACGACGGCCGCCGTGCTTGCGGCCGCGGGGCCGGATTATCGCTTCCACACCACGGTGGAAGCTGCGGCCAAACCTGACGATCGAGGCCTGCTCCTCGGCGACCTGGTGATCGTTGGCCGGGGCGATCCCAACATTTCCGGACGCGTGATGCCCTATCAGCTCAAGACCGAGCGCGTGCCGCCGCACACCCAGGTGCTGGAAGACCTGGCCGACCAGGTTGCGCGCAGCGGCGTGAAGACCGTCAGCGGCGACCTGATCGCCGACGACACATTCTACGCGGGCGAACGTTTTGCTCCCGGCTCGGCGCAGGACGACCTGCAGTGGATTGACGGAGCTCCGGTTTCCGCGCTCACCTTCAATGACAACGTGGTGTTTGTGAACATACAGCCTGGCGCGCAAGCCGGCGACGCGGCGGTCATCTCCGTGGAACCGGACGTCGCGTACTACCAGATTGAGAGTCATATTGTGACGGTGCCGCCGGGCATCGCGCGCAAGATCGGCATTCATCGCGATATTGGTTCGAAGACGATTGTCCTTTGGGGCTCGCTGCCCGCCGACGATCACGGCATGAGAGAGCCGCTGGCCATGGAAGACCCGGCGGAGTTCACCGCGCAGCTTTTTCGCACGGTGCTGGAGCGGCGCGGCATCACCATCGCGGGAAAGGCCCGCGCGCGCCACGCGGACGTTGCCCAGTTCTTCGACCAGCCGGTGCTGCAGAACTTTGCTCCAGTAGCCCCGCAGACCGCTGCGCAAAATGCCGCGCAAAGTACTTCGGCGCCCGTGCCCTCAGTGCCCACCATCTCTGCGGCGTTCCAATCGTCCCCGCCCGTCGTGTTGGCGGAACACGTTTCGCTGCCTTTGATCGAAGACGTGCGCGTCACCAACAAGACCAGCCAGAACCTGCACGCGGAACTGGCTTTCCGCCTCGCCGGCAAGCTGGGCGGATTTACCGGATCGTTTGAAGGCGGCACTGCGGCCATGAAACAGTTTCTGCTGCAAGCCGGTTTGAAGGAAGAAGAATTTGTGCTGCTCGATGGTTCCGGCCTCTCGCGGCGCGACCTGGTCACGCCTGCGGCCGTGGTCCAGTTGCTGCACTATGCCGCGCAACAGCCCTGGGGCGCGGCCTACGAAAGCTCGCTGCCCATCAGCGGTGTGGATGGCTCGCTCTCAGAACGGTTCGTCAACACGCCGGCGGCGGGTCTCATCCACGCCAAGACCGGAACGCTCAGCCATGTCAACGCGCTTTCCGGTTACGGACAAACCCTGCGCGGCCGGCGCTTTGCGTTTTCCATTTTCTGCAACAATCACAATCTGGGTTCGGCGAAAATTCTTCCGGTGATGGATTCAATCGTGCAACTGCTGGTGACCGAAGGCCGCGCGGTGAAGCGATGA
- the folP gene encoding dihydropteroate synthase gives MGILNVTPDSFSDGGKFLARDRAVAHALQMLDEGADILDIGGESTRPGAKVAESGVSAEEEMRRVLPVIEDVLRERPGTVVSVDTYKSEVARAAVQAGAEIVNDVSALRWDQHMPSAMVLLHCGVILMHTRGRPEEWGALPPSPDIVREVTTELRTWSEAAVACGIGRDQLVLDPGFGFGKRFNENYPLLARLDELHKLGFPLLSGTSRKSFIGRTLARDGKDAPAEQRLSGTLATVTASVLKGAHIVRVHDVKPAVEAVKVADEVLRAER, from the coding sequence ATGGGCATCTTGAACGTTACGCCGGACTCGTTTTCCGACGGCGGCAAGTTTCTGGCGCGCGACCGCGCCGTGGCCCATGCCCTGCAGATGCTCGATGAGGGCGCGGACATTCTCGACATTGGCGGCGAATCCACGCGACCCGGAGCGAAAGTGGCTGAGAGCGGCGTTTCTGCGGAAGAAGAAATGCGCCGCGTGTTGCCGGTGATCGAGGACGTGCTGCGCGAACGCCCGGGCACGGTGGTTTCTGTGGATACTTACAAATCTGAAGTCGCGCGCGCCGCCGTGCAGGCCGGAGCGGAGATTGTGAACGACGTTAGCGCCCTGCGTTGGGACCAGCACATGCCCTCCGCCATGGTGTTGTTGCATTGCGGCGTGATTTTGATGCACACGCGCGGGCGTCCGGAGGAGTGGGGCGCGCTGCCGCCTTCGCCGGACATTGTGCGTGAAGTCACCACCGAACTGCGCACGTGGTCAGAGGCCGCCGTGGCTTGCGGGATCGGACGCGACCAGTTGGTGCTGGATCCGGGCTTCGGTTTCGGCAAGCGCTTCAACGAAAATTACCCGCTGCTGGCGCGTCTGGACGAACTGCACAAACTGGGATTCCCGCTGCTGTCGGGGACATCACGCAAGTCGTTCATCGGACGCACGCTGGCCCGCGACGGTAAGGACGCTCCTGCGGAACAGCGCCTCAGCGGAACGCTGGCCACGGTCACCGCTTCGGTGCTGAAGGGCGCGCACATCGTTCGCGTGCATGACGTGAAGCCCGCGGTGGAAGCGGTGAAGGTGGCGGACGAGGTGCTGCGAGCGGAGAGGTGA
- a CDS encoding LysM peptidoglycan-binding domain-containing protein — MPDLFEQLKLKYQPVLDTIKKEGAEFLNLNLDGNQLFIKVVAVSEASKGRIWDAIKAVDPTFADLKHDIGVRAGGQTYIVKPGDNLSKISKQFYGDASKFMTIAKANDLEDPDKIKVGQELLIPAA; from the coding sequence ATGCCTGACCTATTTGAGCAACTGAAGCTGAAGTATCAGCCGGTCCTCGACACCATTAAGAAAGAAGGCGCCGAGTTCTTAAATCTCAATTTGGATGGAAACCAACTTTTCATAAAAGTGGTGGCTGTCTCGGAGGCCAGCAAAGGCCGCATTTGGGACGCAATCAAAGCCGTTGATCCCACTTTTGCTGATTTGAAGCACGACATTGGAGTTCGCGCGGGTGGTCAAACCTACATCGTCAAGCCCGGCGATAATCTGTCCAAGATCAGCAAGCAGTTCTACGGCGATGCCAGCAAGTTCATGACCATCGCCAAAGCCAACGATCTTGAGGACCCGGACAAAATCAAAGTGGGACAGGAACTCCTGATTCCCGCTGCCTAG
- a CDS encoding cupin domain-containing protein — MFFADYFETRPLVVARDDPDYFRRLLSLDDIDQILTTRTGCYPDIFLTNAEREIKAAEYTGRGDEIDPVRLYQLHASGATIVLNHLNTSHAPLAELCAALEAEFSAPFQANIYLTPPRARGFKAHFDTHDVFILQVHGSKRWRLYGTPIALPLSGQGSEAVQEEPGLPVTEFELNAGDTLYIPRGLVHDAPSLDSTSMHITVGILSYTWTDLMLESLADAVLEDPAFRRSLPPGMAQPGFDRTAARATFRKLLDLFAQSANADAALDAFAGEFINTRRPRLRGQMRQIASIADINVDSFVGRHDYLAYSLQEDQTALRLRCYGNEISFPPAAAAGVRFALTAQRFRVGELPGELDDAGKLVLVRRLVREGILAVVTAQ, encoded by the coding sequence GTGTTTTTTGCCGATTATTTCGAAACCAGGCCGCTGGTGGTCGCACGTGACGACCCGGACTATTTTCGCCGGTTACTTTCTCTCGATGACATTGACCAAATCCTTACTACCCGCACCGGCTGCTATCCCGACATATTCCTGACCAACGCAGAGCGTGAAATCAAGGCGGCGGAATACACCGGGCGTGGCGATGAAATTGATCCCGTGCGGCTATACCAGCTTCACGCCAGTGGCGCGACCATCGTTCTGAACCATCTCAATACTTCACACGCGCCGCTGGCGGAATTGTGCGCTGCCCTGGAAGCCGAGTTTAGTGCACCCTTTCAGGCCAATATCTACCTCACACCGCCTCGCGCCCGGGGATTCAAGGCCCACTTCGATACGCATGACGTTTTTATTCTCCAGGTGCATGGCTCCAAGCGTTGGCGCCTTTACGGAACACCCATCGCTTTGCCTCTTTCAGGCCAGGGAAGCGAGGCGGTCCAGGAAGAGCCGGGCCTTCCGGTCACGGAATTTGAACTGAATGCCGGCGACACGCTTTACATTCCCCGCGGACTGGTCCATGACGCTCCGTCTCTGGACTCGACTTCGATGCACATTACCGTCGGCATCCTTTCTTACACATGGACCGACCTGATGCTGGAATCGCTGGCTGATGCGGTCCTGGAAGATCCGGCGTTTCGCCGCTCGCTGCCGCCGGGAATGGCCCAGCCAGGGTTCGACCGCACGGCCGCGCGTGCAACCTTCCGCAAACTGCTCGATCTCTTCGCGCAATCCGCCAATGCTGACGCGGCGCTCGACGCTTTTGCCGGCGAATTTATCAATACGCGCCGCCCCCGGCTGCGTGGACAAATGAGGCAGATCGCAAGCATTGCGGATATTAACGTAGACAGCTTCGTTGGCCGGCACGACTACCTTGCCTACTCGCTGCAGGAAGACCAGACCGCTCTTCGGCTGCGGTGTTACGGTAACGAAATCAGCTTTCCCCCTGCCGCCGCCGCCGGCGTGCGCTTCGCGCTGACGGCGCAGCGCTTCCGCGTGGGCGAACTGCCCGGTGAACTGGATGACGCAGGCAAACTAGTGCTGGTGCGCAGGCTCGTCCGTGAAGGAATACTGGCAGTGGTCACGGCCCAATAA
- the efp gene encoding elongation factor P has protein sequence MAALIDAIDVKRKMFFELDGVPYHCLDVEINTPTARGGQTLVRLKMRNLLTRAVFDKTFKAGDKFKEPDLEMVPASFLYADADGFYFMDQESFETLTLSQEMIGDAQDFLAEGLVIQVHKYNGNPIGLQLPPHVELVVKYTEPGVRGDSSSGSVTKPATLETGVEIRVPLFIKEGEKVKVSTETREFVGRA, from the coding sequence ATGGCCGCACTCATTGATGCCATTGACGTAAAGCGTAAGATGTTTTTTGAGTTGGACGGCGTCCCCTACCACTGCCTGGACGTGGAGATCAACACTCCTACCGCCCGTGGAGGCCAGACGCTGGTCCGCCTGAAGATGCGCAACCTTCTCACCCGCGCGGTCTTTGATAAGACGTTCAAGGCCGGCGACAAGTTCAAGGAGCCGGACCTGGAAATGGTCCCCGCATCTTTTCTGTATGCCGATGCAGACGGCTTCTACTTCATGGACCAGGAGAGCTTTGAAACTCTCACGCTATCGCAGGAGATGATTGGCGACGCGCAGGATTTTCTTGCCGAAGGACTGGTCATCCAGGTGCACAAGTACAACGGCAATCCCATCGGCCTGCAATTGCCGCCGCACGTGGAACTGGTTGTGAAATACACCGAGCCGGGCGTGCGCGGCGACTCCTCCAGCGGCAGCGTGACCAAACCCGCCACGCTGGAAACCGGCGTGGAAATCCGCGTGCCTCTGTTCATTAAAGAGGGTGAAAAGGTCAAGGTGTCCACGGAGACCAGGGAGTTTGTCGGGAGAGCGTAA
- a CDS encoding oxidative damage protection protein, whose protein sequence is MPRMVKCVKLGRELPGLDEPPFDTPLGQKVFENVSAEAWRMWSEHSKMLLNEYRLQPWKPEAQQFLVEQMEAFFFGAGSQLPKEFVPPTT, encoded by the coding sequence ATGCCACGAATGGTGAAATGCGTAAAGCTCGGCCGCGAGCTTCCCGGCCTGGACGAACCACCCTTTGATACCCCGCTGGGCCAGAAGGTTTTTGAAAACGTCAGCGCGGAAGCCTGGCGCATGTGGAGCGAGCACTCCAAAATGCTGCTGAACGAATATCGCCTGCAGCCCTGGAAGCCCGAAGCCCAGCAGTTCCTGGTGGAACAGATGGAAGCTTTTTTCTTCGGCGCCGGATCGCAGTTGCCTAAAGAATTCGTGCCGCCCACCACGTAA